The proteins below are encoded in one region of Coffea arabica cultivar ET-39 chromosome 4c, Coffea Arabica ET-39 HiFi, whole genome shotgun sequence:
- the LOC113741612 gene encoding threonine synthase, chloroplastic, protein MVAASSLLRSPFLSSPLYPQPHQPTTSKHPTTTHFTTVKATAFPTSSPDPSAGTSASPQAIKHRRPTNENIRDEARRHASTHNFSAKYVPFNPDPSSTESYSLDEIVYRSRSGGLLDVQHDMDALKKYDGEYWRALFDSRVGKTTWPYGSGVWSKKEWVLPEINSDDIVSAFEGNSNLFWAERFGKQFLGMNDLWVKHCGISHTGSFKDLGMTVLVSQVNRLRKMKRPVVGVGCASTGDTSAALSAYCASAGIPSIVFLPANRISIAQLVQPIANGAFVLSIDTDFDGCMQLIREVTAELPIYLANSLNSLRLEGQKTAAIEILQQFDWEVPDWVIVPGGNLGNIYAFYKGFHMCKELGLVNRIPRLVCAQAANANPLYLYYKSGWKEFKSVKANTTFASAIQIGDPVSIDRAVFALKNSNGIVEEATEEELMDAMGQADSTGMFICPHTGVALTALIKLRNSGVIGPTDRTVVVSTAHGLKFTQSKIDYHSREIKDMACQYANPPVQVKADFGSVMDVLKKYLLSKDSKY, encoded by the coding sequence ATGGTGGCGGCGTCATCACTTCTCAGATCCCCCTTCCTCTCTTCTCCATTATATCCTCAACCCCACCAACCCACCACCTCTAAACACCCCACAACCACCCACTTCACCACAGTCAAAGCCACTGCCTTCCCCACGTCCTCACCTGATCCTTCGGCCGGCACCAGCGCCTCTCCACAAGCCATCAAACACCGGCGCCCAACCAATGAGAACATCCGTGACGAGGCGCGCCGACACGCCTCAACCCATAACTTCTCCGCCAAATATGTCCCTTTTAACCCCGACCCGAGTTCCACCGAGTCCTACTCTCTCGACGAGATTGTCTACCGGAGCCGCTCCGGTGGGCTTCTCGATGTACAGCATGATATGGATGCATTGAAGAAATACGACGGCGAGTATTGGCGGGCCCTTTTCGACTCCAGGGTTGGGAAGACCACGTGGCCTTATGGGTCCGGTGTGTGGTCCAAGAAAGAATGGGTCTTGCCAGAAATTAATAGTGATGATATCGTCAGTGCTTTTGAGGGAAATTCGAACCTTTTCTGGGCAGAGCGTTTTGGCAAACAGTTTCTGGGCATGAATGATTTGTGGGTCAAACATTGTGGGATCAGCCATACTGGGAGCTTTAAGGACTTGGGGATGACTGTTTTGGTGAGTCAAGTGAATCGGTTGCGCAAAATGAAGCGGCCTGTGGTGGGAGTGGGCTGTGCTTCAACCGGGGATACGTCTGCAGCGCTATCCGCTTATTGCGCCTCTGCCGGGATTCCCTCCATTGTGTTTCTGCCTGCAAATCGTATATCCATTGCTCAGCTGGTTCAGCCTATAGCGAATGGGGCTTTTGTCTTGAGCATAGACACTGATTTTGATGGTTGTATGCAGCTGATTCGCGAAGTCACAGCTGAGCTGCCTATATATTTGGCAAATTCATTGAATAGTTTGAGGCTGGAGGGGCAGAAGACCGCGGCTATTGAGATTTTGCAACAGTTTGACTGGGAAGTCCCTGATTGGGTGATAGTTCCAGGTGGAAATTTGGGGAATATTTATGCATTTTATAAAGGGTTTCACATGTGCAAAGAACTGGGGCTTGTTAATAGAATACCAAGGCTTGTTTGTGCTCAAGCTGCAAATGCCAATCCGCTTTACTTGTACTATAAATCCGGCTGGAAAGAATTCAAGTCTGTTAAGGCTAATACTACATTTGCTTCTGCTATTCAGATCGGTGACCCTGTCTCTATCGATAGGGCGGTTTTTGCATTGAAGAATTCAAATGGGATTGTTGAGGAGGCGACGGAAGAGGAGTTGATGGATGCTATGGGTCAAGCGGATTCCACTGGGATGTTTATATGTCCTCACACTGGCGTGGCATTGACTGCATTGATAAAGCTGAGGAACAGTGGAGTTATTGGGCCAACAGATAGGACCGTGGTGGTGAGTACAGCTCATGGATTGAAATTTAcccaatccaaaattgattaccATTCTAGGGAGATTAAAGACATGGCATGCCAGTATGCAAATCCGCCAGTACAAGTTAAGGCCGATTTTGGTTCAGTCATGGATGTTCTCAAAAAGTATTTGCTGAGCAAAGATTCCAAGTACTAG